Within Lolium rigidum isolate FL_2022 chromosome 5, APGP_CSIRO_Lrig_0.1, whole genome shotgun sequence, the genomic segment tctctttgatgcaaaaaaaaacaggaaaaaccaaaaaatgtgcataattggctgtgccgacggccgccgttgtgCCGTGGGTCACCGTCGCGCACAGACAAGGGGGACCCAGCGAGTCGATTGctcgtgccgacggccgccgttgcgccgtgggctaccgtcggcacagCGCGGACGGCGCCGTGACAGGTTAACGGCTCGGCCCTCCTGTCAGATCGTGTACCGACGGTTCCagatgtgccgacggtgaccttcgggctccacctagctgtgccgacggccgcgtttgcgccgagggtggccgtcggtgtaccgtgcgttgtgccgacggccgtgctgtgccgacggtcagctccgtcgccggtcgacgagggccgctgtgccgacggccccgacatttggccgtcggcacatgggctggccgtcggcacatggagTTTCTCCCGTAGTGACGTGACATGGCTCAGGCAaaggtctaagagcatctctagcagagcccgtaaaccacgccggaaccgtatttttccgtccgatttacgggttcgggtcgAAAGTGGCGCATAACAGAGTCTGAACTCGCCATTCGGCCCGAAAATCTTTTTCAGGGCCCGAAAATTTTTAGACTCGACCCCTAATAATATAGACCAAATGGTGGTTTACAGGTCCAAAACTGAACGGACTTCTCTAGCGCCGCCGTCCGTACAATCACCTCCAGCCGCTGATTTCTGGCTGTTTTGTAAAAATTATTTGACGACGATTAAACATCCTTTCAGCCTGCTCCAATTCCAACCATGTCTATGTTAATTCTCAGCAAATCTTCTAGATATAGACTAATTCCGATTGATTCACGATTCCATAGCTAGTTGGGTGGTGGATTAACTTGCTAGCTAGGTGATTTCTTGCTTGTGCGCGGACGCGCAGGTCGCGCTAGGCCTGGGCGCATGCTTCGCAGATGCGTGTGCGCATGTACTAGCAGCTAGGTGATTTCTTGCGCCGGCCGCACATTCCATCGCTCGCAGGTCGTAGCTAGGTGATTTCTTGCTTGGGCAGCGGCCGCACAATTCCATCACTCGGCAGCTCGGCCTGCACGCAGGTGATTTGTTGCTTGGGCGGCGGCCGTGCGGGGAGATCTAGGCGGTGGTGCTGATAGGTTctgcgaagaagaagatgatgtttCGAATATTTTGTTTTTCAGTTTTAGTTTATAGGATCTGTTCCGCGCCAGCTGTTTTGCGACCCCTATACacgttttcggaagactgaactcgagtttttcggtttgcacttttacgggctctgctagagatgctctaattaaCAGCAATGCCGCCTGGGTTGAGGTAAATGCCGTTTGCGAAGATGCGAACGGTGGGGCACGAGTTCATCACAAAAGAGACGACGTGGCTCAGGCAACGGCCATCTGTTGTGAGCAAGAAAGTACAAGTCAACAAGGATATCTATTTTAAACAATGTACATATACAGAGAGTATTAACATGTGTAAGAAAGATTACTTGTTTCCGTCAACCGCTGCAATAGTATCAGCATTTCTGTGTGTCCAGCCAGGCAACAACCATCTGTTGTTGATCATCCATTTCAGAAAGAATGTGTGTTACGGAACAAATTTATTTCAAACAATATGTGCATATCGTATTTAAGAAAGAGTACCTGTTTTCAACACCCTCAATAATACTATCATCTGCGCTACTCCTGCAAGTACAACCAAAAATAATTTTACCACGAGAAAACATGTTTGTTTAAACCAATGACACATCAGCTTAATGCATTGAAAATATACTAGGAGAAGGCATGGGGAGGGGATAGGGATACGTATGGTATGAAGTATGATAATAGAAGATAACAATAGAACACACCGATGAATTAGGTTATCGGAATCATGTATCATTAGATCACTACATCAGTGCACATTATTACACTTTGGGCACACACAAGTGCATAGTACATACACATTGTCATGTCAGCTCAAACCAATTTTGCCCAAATAATGTTTAAGTAAAAATGATTGAACGAAGTGAAAACTAGAGATGaatgttttattttaaaaaaagacATACCATTTGTTATTTAAGAGGCGGCGAATAACATCCCTCggcaaaaacggagtttcttcctCATCATAAAAGTTAATTCCAACAAAATTTCCATCAGTGTCAATAAGAGGCCCCCCAATCCCAGCCTAGCAAAACAAAGGTACCAACATACAAGGGTTACACACAGATATCACTTCATAGATGTAATGATAGCTTATGTTATTATTCCAATGCTAATAATTTTGGCATGCTAAAGGCATTGTGGAAGTTCACAAGAAATACCTTGCTGATTTTACAGGTGGAGACGCAGAGTTCTTGGCAATCAAGTTCGCTTTGTTTGCCAATCAGCACCTTGCCCTCGACAGCCATTAGTCTGCGATGCGCAAAAAGACTACCCACAGATATTACGTCCATGGACGAGGTAACTGGATTGCCACTTATTTTTATTGTCCGAGGACGCCAGAATCCCATGATCTCAACAAGAGCAACATTGTAGTGTAAATTATAACACTTCAATATCCCAACAACTCGAAATCCATCTGGAAGGCAAACTTCAATCTGCAATGCTAAGGTTATATTAACCAGTATCTGAAATGAAAAGGCAGATAATAATAATTGATATCAATTAGCAGTAACAACCCTCAAGTTATCATCAATCATGTGTGCACTGCCAGGAACTCTAACCAAACTTGCTGAAGTCAGAATTGTTGCAGAGCATGCTTTCTCCTTGATAAATATACCTGTGCAAGAAAACTTTTTTGCAAATCCTACAGAGAGAATCATTTCAGTTACCAATCAATGATCAATTAAAAcatggatcatcaccattgaaTGAAGCAAGTGAGACAACACTTTGATTCATTTCTGAAGCGAGACGTTTGCTTGATTCTGAAGCAAGTGAGTAGGCACTTCGATCCATTTCTAAACCAGCACATTTGAATGGTTTCCTCAGGATATCCTTCTTGAATGTAGCATCGAGACGATTAATGTATTGCCCGCCTAGATACACAAGTTAAACGTGTTTGATAAAGTTTTTCAAGTGTGTATGTGCAACATAAGGAACTACTAAGAAAAATAAGTACAAATTTATTGGCTGCCAAGGGGTCACGGTAGGCCATTGTAGTTTCAATATGTAATCCAAGAAAATTGGAGTCTGATGGGGTTATGAATCCACCATTTCCACCTTGACTGGTGGGGTTATGAATCCACCATTTCCACATCTTGTTTAAGGGTTTGTCAATTATGTCACATGAGTATTCCTCACAGTTTCTTTATTATGTCTTCACAATCGCAAAAAAAAGAGTATTCCTCACAGTTCCGATGTTTCTATGTTATTTGTTTTCCTAACTCCAAGTCAGTTGTGCCCATGGATTTGCAGACTGATGTGCCACATGGATGGTTAAATTTACTTTTATGATTTCCATAGCAACAAGCAGGCATTCAAATAGCTCATCAAATAAATAAATTGTGAAGACATAATACTAGTGCTAATCAGTCGGTATGTTTTTGCTATGTAAGAACACTATATGACTACACACCAAGTTAGTGGATAGGGTCCCCATAGTCTCCCAGTTAGGTCGTTTATCACATAAAAATGGGGAATCTATCGTTAAGCTTGGCCATGGACCCTGTATGAGGAACACAATCAAACTTTtcctgtcttcctcctcctccctgagTTCAACGGCTGTCAAAGGGACAGCCGCGCCTCCTGGGTTCAGGGCTGCCTCATGCTGGACTTACAGCTAGTATCATACGTAATAAATTTGCTCACGTCCTGGCATGAGGAAACATGATCCTCCATAACGACTTTCAATTCTTTCTCTTACAGCATCCTCAACATCTTCCTTAACACTGCAGCACAATGTAGAAAACTCACTGTTGAAAGTCAACAAAATGCAGCTATTGAACAAAGGAAATATAGAACAAGGGAGCGCCAAACGGGTGCAGATATTTTACAGCAAATAAATTTAAGAAAATCAACAACAATTTCACCATGGGTCTAGTTTAATGCAAGTTCAGAGTGTAGCAGAAATATGTATTAGCGCCAGACTAAACTAACAACCATAATCAAATACAGTGAAAATGCAGCTTGCTGGGCTACCGGAAGAGATGGTCACAGATGCAGATCAACAGGAGAAGTCAAAACCCACAAGTACAAAATAGCTAATGGGGCAGTTCCGAGTACAGATTCGTAAACCTCGGAAGCTGCTGTTTGGCTTTCAGAATACCTTACACAAACATGGGCAGGGAGATGTAGTATAGGATGCAGTGAGAGAGAAACATGGGCAAGCCAAACAGAGTGTGTGGTTCATCAATACTGAAAGTGCACATACCTGACCATCCCGCGAAACCACATGAATGTACGAATTGAAGGCCTTCGTACGTAGGGGGTCTTTCTTTGTTCTGTACCAGAGCAGTTCATTCCAACAAAGTTGCCATCAAAATCAACTAGGGGACCTCCAATCCCCACCTAGCACAAACATGAGGATGAAGTTATGCATGAAAAATGCAATTCATAATGCCCGAAACTAAGGATATGCATCAGCACATACAATGATAGAATATAGATTAAGCCACTCATACCATCATACAGTTATTTATTTTAACTGTACAAACTAAAGCAGCTAGCTCACCTCGTGGATTTGGCATGTGCTTAGCATTTTCTCATCGGTATGAGCACATACAGAGGCAAGATCTACTCCGCCTGTGGTCTTTAATTTTCCCGAATCAAAGTAGCGCCATATAGCTGCTACCTTCCTATAAGGCTCAAACTGCATGACACGATCAAGACttgtagcatcatcaaccccttccTTAACTCTAACACTGCATCGCAACGTAGAATCATCAACCCCTTCCTTAACTCTAACACTGCATCGCAACGTAGAAAACTCAAAGTGATAAATCCACAAAGGCAATATATTGCAACCACATACACAAAATGAGCTATTAAACAAGGGAAATTTTGAACAAGAAGAGATCCCAATAAATAACATATATTTCACAGGAGAAATTTAAGAAAATATTAAACAATTTCCCCGCAGGTCTTCTTAAATGTAATTTCAAGTGTAGCAGAAATATGTATTAAAGCCGGCATTGAAATAACAACCTTAATCAAGTGAAGTGCAGATCCAAACAATTTAAGAAAGGAAACACACGAGTAGAAAAATAGGTAATGGGACATTTTTTCGGATAAATTCGTAAACCTTGGAAGCTGCTCTTTGCCTTTGAGAACGATACACCTTGAAcacaaattcaaataaaaatagaagggatATGTAGAATAGGTTGCAGTAAGAGAGATGCATGGGTAAGCCAAAGAGGGAGTTCATCAATAATGAAAGTGTACATACCTGGCCAACCCGTGACGCGCCAAGGATCGAAGAATTCGTTCCCTTCGCAAGTGGGTAGTCTTTTCCATTTTGGTATGGGAGTTCATCCCAACAAAGTTCCCATTAAAATCAACAAGGGGGCCTCCAATCCCCGCCTAGCGCAAAAGTGACAATGAAGTTAAACAGAGAAAATGCAATTCATAATGCCTGAAACTAAGGATATGCATCAGTGCATACAATGATAGAATCTACTATTAAGCCATTGACACCAGCATACAGTTACTTGTTTGAACTGAAGCAGCTCACCTTGCGGATCCGGCACGTGCTTAGGATTGTCTCACGGGTTAGAGGGCTTGGAGGGGCAAGATTTAGTCCGCTTGTGGCCATTAAAACTCCTGAACTGAAACAGCGCCATACAGCTGCTACCTTTGTATGAGGCTCAAACTGCATGCCATGATCAAGACTTGCGGCATCAACTCCAGACAAGTTCTTGATGTTGACAATGAAAAAATCAGCATCTATCCTACAATCCTCTATCCGTCCAGTGACAATCCGATCATTTGGAAGACGCACTTTAATCTGAAATGAGCGCAAGGTGAATTAATGATTACAGGTGACTGGAACATATATATATAAGCATAATTATTTAATAATCCAGGAAAGGAGTAGGGAAAAAGTTACCGTCAAGCTTGCAGCTCGCCGAGTATGTGGAATCAGCCGTCTCGCTGTCAGGACTGTAGCTTCAGAATCCGAACATGAGGTTTCAATGCATATGCCTGTGCATTCACGTAACTTGGTATCACCTACGTACAGAGAGAAAGTCACACCTCACACGTACAGACTGAATAACTGGTCATTGTAAAAACAGGCAACATGAAAAAAGTATTAACCGTGAGTATAATCACCAACCATCGAATGAAGCAAGCGACACAACACTTCTACGCAATCTTGAAACTACTTGATCGCTGAGTTCACTCAGGGCGCCCGGACAGGATACGCTCACGCTGCCCGGTGctgctacggaggtgctactatcCAAACCTAGTTAATTGAAAATAAAATCGTGTGTGATACAGTTAACAGTAGCGTCGATTTATTGTCAATATGTACTTGCAGGAAATGGAAACAGCATGGACTCACTTGACCTAGCTGCCCTTTTGTAACTGTGTTGCTCTTCATTGTCGCTCATCAGCCGGCGCTTCTTGTTTTCCATCATCGGTGTTTTCAGGCCAGCCTGAGCAGCAAGGAACACAATTCAACTAACACTGATTTAGAGACGCTGAGGAAGGAATTTGATTTGGATTTGGGTGGATTGAATCGGAGGCGGAAGGGGCGAACGGGGGAAGAGAGGCgggtggagaaggaggaggctCGAGAGAAGGCGGCGGTATTAGTATTACTGCCGACCGATGATGACGAGGGGTCGCTTGCCAAGAGATCGAGTCGGGCCGCGAGTCCGCGACCGGccacagggacacaagggaagaagaagaggatgggcCGATGGGCACTGCAGCCCGGGACCGCATGCCAGCCTCGTtcgcctttttttcttttgcaaaATTTGTTGTTATTCCGGTCCTAAATATTTGTCGTAGATTTAAGCAATTGTATGTTAAAATGTGTTTAGATTTATTAAACCTTCCTCAAATATTTAGAGCCGGAGGAAGTGATGGCTATTGCGTATATATGGTGCGTGAGTATAAATTTGGTATATGCTTATACTTGCGAGAAGATGGACGTAGCTGATTGAACTCGACGCAACTTAGATACCTTGCTAGTATCTAAGTCACGTGCCACTAATTTTGTTCATCTCCCTCTGACACGACATCTTTTGTTTTCTTGAATATTTTCGTGTGATCCTTCTATATCTTGCATGAGCAGTGCGGCCAAGCACTGCACCACTTGATCATGGTGCACGATCATGTGCGCTCGCGACAAGTTATGATGTCAGACTAGCGGGAGGTGTCATGCATTAAGGTGCCTCATTGCAGTGAATGCCCTTGTTTTATGCTAGTATGTCAGCAAGAATTTATATCGAGTAGTAAGTTGCATATCCAAGCGTGTTAGCTACCGCGTTAGCTGGCCACATTTATGGAAAACAAAAACATAATTTAAGCCATCCGTGCCAATTTTGTTTTTAGTATTTCGTCGTGTGATTTTCTTTCTAGGATGTATCCTGGAAAGCTTTTTGTAATTGTTTCTCTCCCACATAGTAGTATATAAAgctttgcgaataatttaataaaagaaagctgtgtgcatcctttggatgcagaggctggagcgatgctccttgatcgaaaaaaACATAGTAGTATATAAGCAAGGTTTATATCCACAAAAATGGATGACTATCTACAACTCGGACCATAAAAATACATCGCACGGAAGCTCATGCGGTCACTCTTTACCAAGCAAGACGCGAAAAGATAGAGAAAAACAAAATGGAGATCTCGTTTTCAAAATGTGGATCCGTCGAAATAGTTTTTCTTGGAAGGAATTCACGGAGGAAggatgtgtgtgcgtgtgtttatAGGGGTATGATTTTAATAGATAGCATGGTTGTCCTACCTATTGTAGCAAGAGCATCACCCCTACCTGTAAGCGTCTACATCTATGTGATATTTCGAAAAAGAAAAGTAGCTTCTATGCGGACTAAGCCAATAGATGATGCCATGGTACCGGTCCTCAAAAATTA encodes:
- the LOC124655571 gene encoding uncharacterized protein LOC124655571, giving the protein MEVSAAGRAAAGWSLTLQSPFFMRFTSSSAVLKTLKEKGLDRSPHTKLVMELKQVISNSRELVLMKAGLKTPMMENKKRRLMSDNEEQHSYKRAARSSLDSSTSVAAPGSVSVSCPGALSELSDQVVSRLRRSVVSLASFDGDTKLRECTGICIETSCSDSEATVLTARRLIPHTRRAASLTIKVRLPNDRIVTGRIEDCRIDADFFIVNIKNLSGVDAASLDHGMQFEPHTKVAAVWRCFSSGVLMATSGLNLAPPSPLTRETILSTCRIRKAGIGGPLVDFNGNFVGMNSHTKMEKTTHLRRERILRSLARHGLASVRVKEGVDDSTLRCSVRVKEGVDDATSLDRVMQFEPYRKVAAIWRYFDSGKLKTTGGVDLASVCAHTDEKMLSTCQIHEVGIGGPLVDFDGNFVGMNCSGTEQRKTPYVRRPSIRTFMWFRGMVSVKEDVEDAVRERIESRYGGSCFLMPGRGQYINRLDATFKKDILRKPFKCAGLEMDRSAYSLASESSKRLASEMNQSVVSLASFNGFAKKFSCTGIFIKEKACSATILTSASLVRVPGSAHMIDDNLRIEVCLPDGFRVVGILKCYNLHYNVALVEIMGFWRPRTIKISGNPVTSSMDVISVGSLFAHRRLMAVEGKVLIGKQSELDCQELCVSTCKISKAGIGGPLIDTDGNFVGINFYDEEETPFLPRDVIRRLLNNKWSSADDSIIEGVENRWLLPGWTHRNADTIAAVDGNKWPLPEPRRLFCDELVPHRSHLRKRTYQHHRLDLPARPPPKQQITCVQAELPSDGIVRPLPKQEIT